Below is a genomic region from Gloeocapsa sp. PCC 73106.
TCTAAGAATCATGGCGATTTCGGTAGCTAAGCGTCCCAGTCTTTGCTCTGATGCGTCGACGAGGTACCACTTGTGTTCTAAGGTTTCTAGGGTTGGTAGGGGAGTTTTGTTCATTTTAATAACTTAGATGGGTATCACTAAAAACAAAAGAGGGCTGAGTATCGAACCAAAGAGAAGCAGGAAAAGGAAATTCCCGATATCCTACCCTTAACAGACATAGTCCTTGAGGTGGGGCTGCGTATTTTACTGCTTCTCGTTGTTGTTCTTCCCAGATCTCTCTAAAATTGGTCAAGGAACGTTGACCTGTACCTACTTCTACCAGCATCCCTACTAATAGACGTACCATACCGTATAAAAACCCCTGAGCTTGGATTTCTAGAGAGACTAAATCGCCTTGTCGGGAACATTGAGCGGCGTGGATGTCTACCCAAGAGTGAGGACGAGATGAACCGGCGCGATGAAACGCTGTGAGTTCGTGTTTGCCTATTAAGGGTTGTAGGGCTTGATCTATTAACTTTTCGTCTAAGTTCGCCTGATAGTAATGCCATACTAAGGGAGCGACGAAGAGGTT
It encodes:
- the truA gene encoding tRNA pseudouridine(38-40) synthase TruA gives rise to the protein MSENTSGRVALLIQYLGTKFHGWQRQPAHRTVQAEIEDAIASILQQSVILHGAGRTDAGVHAAAQVAHFDQASPIPPQRWATVLNGILAKDILIRGSAPVASTWHARFSAQWRRYRYTIYTAKQPNLFVAPLVWHYYQANLDEKLIDQALQPLIGKHELTAFHRAGSSRPHSWVDIHAAQCSRQGDLVSLEIQAQGFLYGMVRLLVGMLVEVGTGQRSLTNFREIWEEQQREAVKYAAPPQGLCLLRVGYREFPFPASLWFDTQPSFVFSDTHLSY